The nucleotide window CACCTGACTTCGAGCAGGATTCTTCCATCGGCCGCATCAAGTTCCATGACTGGGCAGGCGATTCGTGGGTGGTGCTGTTCTCGCACCCGGCTGACTTCACGCCGGTCTGCACCACGGAACTGGGCCTGACCGCCAAGCTGAAGCCCGAGTTCGACCAGCGCAACGTGAAGGCGATCGCCCTGTCCGTCGACCCGGCCGAGTCGCACAAGGAATGGATCAAGGATATCGAGGAAACCCAGAAGACCGTGGTGGGCTTCCCGATCATCGCCGACGCCGACAAGAAAGTGGCCACGCTGTACGACATGATCCACCCGGAGCAATCGGCTACCGCCACCGTGCGTTCGGTGTTCCTGATCGACCCGGCCAAGAAGATCCGCCTGCAGCTGACGTACCCGATGAGCACCGGCCGCAACTTCGACGAGATCCTGCGCGTCATCGACGCACTGCAGCTGACCGACAAGCACACCGTGGCCACGCCGGGCAACTGGAAAGACGGCGACGACGTCATCATCCCGCTGACCGTGCAGGACCCGGAAGTGCTCAAGCAAAAGTACCCGAAAGGCTTCACGGCCCCGAAACCGTACCTGCGCCTGACGCCGCAGCCGAACAAGTAAGCGGCACCTGCACCACGACCAACCCGGGCCCGCCCGGGTTTTTTGTTGCCGAAAATCGGGGGCGTGGTGAGGATTCGCACAGCATGCTCGGCGCTTGCCAAGCCGTTGATGGCATGCAAATCCAGGAAACATTTCCTGAAACCGGGGTCTGTCCCCGGTTTTAGGAAATGTTTCTGATGTGCATGCCGCTGCAGGCCGCATGGTTGCGCCATATCAGTTCCTGCATCTAAGCAAATGACAAAAGGTTAGTTTGGTTTATAACGTCCAGATGCGA belongs to Pseudoduganella albidiflava and includes:
- a CDS encoding peroxiredoxin; translation: MTLRLGDTAPDFEQDSSIGRIKFHDWAGDSWVVLFSHPADFTPVCTTELGLTAKLKPEFDQRNVKAIALSVDPAESHKEWIKDIEETQKTVVGFPIIADADKKVATLYDMIHPEQSATATVRSVFLIDPAKKIRLQLTYPMSTGRNFDEILRVIDALQLTDKHTVATPGNWKDGDDVIIPLTVQDPEVLKQKYPKGFTAPKPYLRLTPQPNK